A genome region from Brassica oleracea var. oleracea cultivar TO1000 chromosome C2, BOL, whole genome shotgun sequence includes the following:
- the LOC106321163 gene encoding 50S ribosomal protein L12-1, chloroplastic-like produces the protein MAATTLSTASIILSSSSPTLTAAHPFFSRPTTLEFPSRFGLSSSSSTLTHRATHLRPLAAVESPEKIEKIGSEISSLTLEEARILVDYLQDKLGVTPLSLAPAAAAVAAPGDGGGAAAVAEEQTEFDVVINEVPSSSRIAVIKAVRALTSLALKEAKELIEGLPKKFKEGVTKDEAEEAKKQLEEAGAKVSIA, from the coding sequence ATGGCAGCGACGACTCTCTCCACCGCAAGCATAATCCTTTCCTCATCATCTCCCACTCTCACCGCCGCCCATCCCTTCTTCTCCCGACCCACCACACTCGAATTCCCATCTCGCTTCGGTCTTTCTTCCTCCTCCTCCACACTAACCCACCGCGCCACCCACCTCCGCCCCCTCGCCGCCGTCGAATCCCCGGAGAAAATCGAGAAAATCGGATCCGAGATCTCGTCCCTCACCCTCGAAGAAGCCCGCATCCTCGTCGACTACCTCCAGGACAAGTTAGGCGTCACGCCTCTCTCCTTGGCTCCCGCCGCAGCGGCTGTCGCTGCTCCGGGAGACGGCGGCGGCGCGGCGGCCGTGGCGGAGGAGCAGACGGAGTTCGATGTGGTGATTAACGAGGTGCCGAGCAGCTCGCGTATCGCGGTGATTAAGGCGGTGAGGGCGTTGACTAGCTTGGCGTTGAAGGAAGCGAAGGAGCTTATCGAAGGGCTGCCGAAGAAGTTCAAGGAAGGTGTGACGAAGGATGAAGCTGAGGAGGCTAAGAAGCAGCTTGAAGAAGCTGGTGCTAAGGTTTCCATTGCTTAA
- the LOC106325012 gene encoding uncharacterized protein LOC106325012 isoform X2: MEKITSTASFSPSFSTYSGDNLVKIAERVGVDHYKEKGDDSFEFATLQTVHEAASSLVFPVFDKKPEDVSPETVVTPLKDLFLYENEQSPKKQTYSSSDEEEEEEDELDTMPGEIYCPWTPARSPVEMTSPCRKSKSTGSSSTSTWSRRRWRIRNLLKRSRSDGKETLEFLNTSPVDNIDKSCSSSPCPKNKETVKTKSKKKEKEKVSVSAHEKFYLRNKAMKEEDKRKSYLPYKQELVGLFSNIHRHGKVSSPF, translated from the exons ATGGAGAAGATAACCTCCACGGCTTCTTTTTCACCTAGCTTCAGCACTTACTCCGGTGATAACCTCGTCAAGATCGCCGAACGGGTCGGTGTCGACCATTATAAGGAGAAAGGAGACGACTCATTCGAGTTCGCGACTCTTCAAACGGTTCATGAGGCGGCGTCTTCTTTAGTATTCCCGGTCTTCGATAAGAAACCTGAAGATGTTTCGCCGGAAACGGTTGTGACTCCGTTGAAAGATCTCTTCCTCTACGAGAACGAACAGTCGCCAAAGAAGCAGACGTATTCATCTTCTGATGAGGAGGAG GAGGAGGAAGATGAGCTAGACACGATGCCGGGAGAGATATACTGTCCATGGACGCCGGCGAGATCACCGGTGGAGATGACGTCTCCTTGTAGAAAGAGCAAATCGACAGGATCGTCTTCGACGTCGACATGGTCGAGGAGACGTTGGAGAATCAGAAACCTGCTCAAGAGAAGTCGCAGCGACGGGAAAGAAACACTCGAGTTCTTGAACACGAGCCCTGTTGACAACATAGACAAATCTTGTTCTTCTTCTCCTTGTCCGAAGAACAAGGAGACGGTGAAGACGAAGAGCAAGAAGAAGGAGAAGGAGAAAGTTTCAGTTTCAGCACATGAGAAGTTTTACTTGAGGAACAAAGCAATGAAAGAAGAAGACAAGAGAAAGTCATATCTACCGTACAAGCAAGAACTTGTCGGACTTTTCTCCAACATTCACCGACACGGCAAAGTTTCTTCTCCGTTCTGA
- the LOC106325012 gene encoding uncharacterized protein LOC106325012 isoform X1, whose product MEKITSTASFSPSFSTYSGDNLVKIAERVGVDHYKEKGDDSFEFATLQTVHEAASSLVFPVFDKKPEDVSPETVVTPLKDLFLYENEQSPKKQTYSSSDEEEEEEDELDTMPGEIYCPWTPARSPVEMTSPCRKSKSTGSSSTSTWSRRRWRIRNLLKRSRSDGKETLEFLNTSPVDNIDKSCSSSPCPKNKETVKTKSKKKEKEKVSVSAHEKFYLRNKAMKEEDKRKSYLPYKQELVGLFSNIHRHGKVSSPF is encoded by the coding sequence ATGGAGAAGATAACCTCCACGGCTTCTTTTTCACCTAGCTTCAGCACTTACTCCGGTGATAACCTCGTCAAGATCGCCGAACGGGTCGGTGTCGACCATTATAAGGAGAAAGGAGACGACTCATTCGAGTTCGCGACTCTTCAAACGGTTCATGAGGCGGCGTCTTCTTTAGTATTCCCGGTCTTCGATAAGAAACCTGAAGATGTTTCGCCGGAAACGGTTGTGACTCCGTTGAAAGATCTCTTCCTCTACGAGAACGAACAGTCGCCAAAGAAGCAGACGTATTCATCTTCTGATGAGGAGGAGGAGGAGGAAGATGAGCTAGACACGATGCCGGGAGAGATATACTGTCCATGGACGCCGGCGAGATCACCGGTGGAGATGACGTCTCCTTGTAGAAAGAGCAAATCGACAGGATCGTCTTCGACGTCGACATGGTCGAGGAGACGTTGGAGAATCAGAAACCTGCTCAAGAGAAGTCGCAGCGACGGGAAAGAAACACTCGAGTTCTTGAACACGAGCCCTGTTGACAACATAGACAAATCTTGTTCTTCTTCTCCTTGTCCGAAGAACAAGGAGACGGTGAAGACGAAGAGCAAGAAGAAGGAGAAGGAGAAAGTTTCAGTTTCAGCACATGAGAAGTTTTACTTGAGGAACAAAGCAATGAAAGAAGAAGACAAGAGAAAGTCATATCTACCGTACAAGCAAGAACTTGTCGGACTTTTCTCCAACATTCACCGACACGGCAAAGTTTCTTCTCCGTTCTGA